Proteins from a genomic interval of Arachis hypogaea cultivar Tifrunner chromosome 10, arahy.Tifrunner.gnm2.J5K5, whole genome shotgun sequence:
- the LOC112717947 gene encoding uncharacterized protein, with amino-acid sequence MEIIPGPGDHGRAAAPEGAASVASPCERVQNLEQQLADQEHPQRISDPDYSQSLESRGRTSNRSSRSRRTPILRSESESSREDWRRPRRRNDTIIYARGKRACVMRGDRENGEGRSERKWQPVIMGATPFHRSILEIRLPRHFDKPIDMRYDGTQDPQEHLTAFEARMNLEGMGDEVRCRAFLVTLAGPAIRWFNSLPQGSVAAFSDISRAFLAQFTTRIAKAKHPINLLGVTQRAGETTKKYIDRFNDEWLEIKGLTDSVASLCLTNDLLNEDFRKHLTTKPVWTIHEIQTVAKEYINDEEVSRVVAANKRQPSYNQPRHHGNGERQKEQVIDGGPSKAPRPSPGIEKFTNYTPLTLPIIEVYQQIAENGILTKPRPLKDRTGGNNSLYCDYHKGYGHQTQDCFDLKDALEQEIRDGKLAEFSHLIREPRRRHRDHDEDGKTRSTKWRQGPEDNNHGLTIINVVIAENTAPKSRSAHKKDAKVLAISSSLARSSKRSPTISFGPEDHWFDEVPENPPMVITARVGIGLVKRILVDTGADSNIMFRNVFDVLGLRDADLMTHQHGVIGLDDHFIKPDMIIFLLTSVGQGQGQRSIMAEFVVLRDSTAYNIILGRKMINDVEAVINTKLLVMKFVADDGSVGSIRGDLETAVACDNASLSLRKKSKKHPECSLQT; translated from the exons ATGGAGATCATACCGGGTCCAGGGGACCACGGGCGCGCAGCAGCCCCCGAGGGGGCAGCCTCCGTTGCCTCGCCCTGTGAGAG GGTGCAGAATTTGGAGCAACAACTAGCAGATCAGGAGCATCCTCAGCGAATCTCCGACCCTGACTACTCTCAGTCCCTTGAGAGTCGGGGAAGAACCTCCAACCGAAGCAGTCGCTCCCGGCGCACCCCTATACTGAGATCAGAATCGGAGAGTAGCCGGGAGGATTGGCGGCGCCCTAGGAGGCGAAACGATACAATCATCTATGCCCGAGGCAAACGGGCATGCGTCATGCGTGGGGACCGCGAAAACGGAGAAGGAAGGTCCGAAAGAAAGTGGCAACCCGTCATCATGGGCGCCACCCCATTCCACCGTTCCATCCTCGAGATCCGGTTGCCGAGACACTTCGACAAACCAATAGACATGAGGTATGACGGGACACAGGACCCGCAGGAGCACCTAACGGCTTTCGAGGCCCGAATGAACCTCGAAGGAATGGGAGACGAGGTGAGGTGCCGCGCTTTCCTGGTCACCCTGGCAGGCCCGGCGATACGGTGGTTCAATAGCCTCCCGCAGGGTTCTGTAGCCGCCTTCTCGGACATCAGCCGCGCCTTCTTGGCGCAATTCACTACTAGAATCGCGAAGGCAAAGCACCCAATCAATCTTCTCGGCGTGACCCAACGTGCCGGGGAGACGACCAAGAAGTATATAGATCGGTTCAACGACGAATGGCTGGAAATCAAAGGACTAACCGACTCTGTGGCCAGCCTTTGTCTGACGAATGACCTTCTTAATGAGGATTTTCGAAAGCACCTCACCACTAAACCGGTCTGGACGATACATGAGATCCAGACCGTAGCCAAGGAATACATAAATGATGAGGAAGTCAGCCGAGTCGTGgctgccaacaaacggcagccCTCCTACAATCAACCCAGGCACCATGGTAACGGAGAAAGGCAGAAGGAACAGGTCATAGACGGGGGGCCGAGCAAGGCACCCAGACCGTCTCCCGGGATAGAAaaattcaccaactacaccccACTCACTCTCCCCATCATAGAAGTTTACCAGCAAATCGCCGAAAATGGAATATTGACGAAGCCCCGACCTCTGAAAGACCGTACAGGGGGGAACAACAGCCTCTATTGTGATTACCACAAAGGCTACGGGCACCAAACGCAGGACTGTTTCGACCTGAAAGATGCGCTAGAACAAGAAATCAGGGACGGTAAACTGGCTGAATTCTCCCACCTTATCAGGGAGCCGAGGAGACGACATCGCGACCACGATGAAGACGGCAAGACCCGATCGACGAAATGGCGACAAGGACCAGAAGACAACAATCACGGCCTCACCATAATAAACGTGGTGATCGCCGAGAACACAGCGCCAAAGTCGAGGTCTGCGCACAAGAAAGACGCCAAAGTCCTGGCAATTTCCTCCTCGCTGGCACGAAGCTCCAAGAGGTCCCCAACTATTTCCTTTGGGCCAGAGGATCATTGGTTCGACGAGGTCCCTGAGAACCCACCCATGGTCATTACGGCTAGGGTGGGAATCggcctcgtcaaacgaatcctTGTGGACACGGGGGCAGACTCGAACATTATGTTCCGCAACGTGTTCGATGTGCTAGGATTACGGGACGCCGACCTCATGACTCACCAACACGGTGTCATAGGGTTGGATGACCACTTCATTAAGCCAGACATGATAATATTTCTCCTGACCTCCGTGGGACAAGGACAAGGGCAGAGGTCAATTATGGCCGAGTTCGTGGTTCTACGGGACTCCACTgcctacaacatcatcttggGGAGGAAAATGATCAACGATGTTGAGGCGGTAATCAACACGAAGCTGTTGGTTATGAAGTTCGTGGCTGATGACGGATCTGTAGGATCCATAAGAGGAGATctggaaacggcagtcgcttgcgacaacgCCAGCCTCTCCTTGAGGAAGAAGTCTAAAAAGCATCCGGAGTGTTCTTTGCAGACTTAG
- the LOC112716500 gene encoding UDP-glycosyltransferase 83A1, whose translation MKTPIVLALPYPAQGHVTPLMSFSQKLVENGCKVIFVNTEINHNRFVSSMMVREKDNNTLDDEPIKLVSVPDGLSPEDERTNFAKQCVGLKSRLPSILEKLIEDYGVSCMVVDLSMGWALEVANKMGIKGAFFFPASAAMFALMNNIPMLIHRGIIDSSGLPVTKRTFRLSESMALMSTETLYWSNTASDPINAKTLFDYITHCGQALTMSHWWLCNTAYDLEPAVFSFLPKILPIGPLLRTYNTNYITTSFWEEDSSCMSWLDQQPHASVVYAAFGSFALFDETQFRELAFGLELTKRPFLWVVRQDSVHNKNGSYKHEFEGSKGKIVEWGPQQKILSHPSIACFISHCGWNSTIEGLSNGVPFLCWPYFSDQVYDKMYICDELKVGLGFDSDENGLISREEIKAKVDKLLADENIRLRSRVLKKKIENNIQQGGGSSQNLNKFIKWLKE comes from the exons ATGAAGACTCCAATAGTGCTAGCTTTACCATACCCAGCTCAAGGACACGTCACTCCCTTGATGAGCTTCTCACAAAAGCTGGTCGAGAATGGATGCAAAGTCATCTTTGTTAACACGGAGATCAACCATAACCGTTTTGTGAGTTCCATGATGGTTAGGGAAAAAGACAATAATACCCTTGATGATGAACCAATAAAACTGGTTTCCGTCCCGGATGGTTTAAGCCCTGAGGACGAAAGAACCAATTTCGCCAAACAATGTGTTGGTTTGAAAAGCAGATTGCCTTCAATTCTTGAGAAATTGATAGAAGATTATGGAGTTAGTTGCATGGTTGTTGATTTATCAATGGGATGGGCATTGGAAGTTGCGAATAAGATGGGAATCAAAGGCGCTTTTTTCTTTCCAGCGTCAGCAGCTATGTTTGCTTTGATGAACAATATTCCTATGCTCATTCATCGTGGCATCATAGATTCTTCTG GACTCCCAGTCACTAAAAGGACATTTCGGTTATCAGAAAGCATGGCTCTTATGAGCACAGAAACCCTGTATTGGTCAAACACTGCTAGTGATCCAATAAATGCAAAGACGCTATTCGATTATATAACGCATTGCGGACAAGCTTTAACCATGTCACACTGGTGGTTGTGCAACACTGCATATGATCTTGAGCCTGCAGTTTTCTCCTTTCTCCCAAAGATCTTACCAATTGGCCCATTGTTAAGAACCTACAACACAAATTATATTACCACATCTTTCTGGGAAGAAGATTCCTCTTGCATGAGTTGGCTTGATCAACAGCCTCACGCTTCTGTCGTGTATGCTGCCTTTGGAAGTTTTGCTCTTTTCGACGAAACACAGTTTCGCGAGCTAGCTTTTGGACTTGAGTTAACAAAAAGACCGTTTCTTTGGGTGGTGCGTCAAGATTCCGTTCACAACAAAAATGGTTCTTACAAGCATGAATTTGAAGGGAGTAAGGGTAAGATTGTGGAATGGGGTCCTCAACAGAAGATCCTAAGTCACCCTTCTATAGCTTGCTTTATAAGTCACTGTGGTTGGAATTCCACCATTGAAGGTTTGTCTAATGGAGTTCCCTTCTTGTGTTGGCCGTACTTTTCGGATCAAGTTTATGACAAAATGTATATTTGTGATGAGTTGAAAGTTGGTTTGGGATTTGATTCGGATGAAAATGGATTGATCTCGCGTGAGGAAATAAAAGCCAAAGTGGACAAACTACTTGCTGATGAGAACATTAGATTAAGGTCACGTgtgctgaagaagaagatagaaaacaacATTCAACAAGGAGGTGGTTCTTCCCAGAACTTAAACAAGTTCATTAAGTGGTTGAAGGAATAG
- the LOC112716501 gene encoding UDP-glycosyltransferase 83A1 isoform X1: protein MKTPTVLALPWPAQGHVNPLMTFSQKLADHGCNIIFVNTEFIHEKVVMSSINGSSSIKLMSIPDGLEPEDDRRNIGELCTSMLRTMPSMLEKLIEDLRLNDGVTISCIVYDGTMGWALEVAKKMGINGALFWPASAALFAMQYNIPKLIDDGIIDSQGAPTAERRFQLSPSIREMDTGLIWWTNFPKIETQRKMFKYLLSFTKTQYSTDWYFCNTTNELEHAALSCFPKLLPIGPLLKSNNNEDSTTSFLEEDLSCMSWLDNHSTASVLYVAFGSTTHFNEKQFVELALGLDLTNKPFLLVMRQDFKYEFKAGSRGKIVRWAPQQKVLSHPAIACFVTHCGWNSTIESLSNGVPFLCWPYFCDQFLNKLYICDDLKVGLGFEGDENGLISHEEIKAKVDQLLGDENIKSRSLELEKKLKSNNEKGGASRENLRKFVAWLKKEEQTMS, encoded by the exons ATGAAGACGCCAACAGTTCTGGCTCTACCATGGCCAGCTCAAGGTCATGTTAATCCCTTGATGACATTTTCACAGAAATTAGCTGATCATGGCTGCAACATCATCTTTGTTAACACAGAATTCATACATGAGAAGGTGGTGATGAGTTCCATCAACGGATCATCATCAATAAAATTGATGTCAATCCCTGATGGTCTGGAACCTGAGGATGATAGAAGAAATATAGGAGAGTTATGTACCTCTATGTTAAGGACCATGCCCTCTATGTTAGAGAAGCTAATCGAAGATCTTAGATTGAATGATGGAGTTACAATAAGTTGTATTGTTTATGATGGAACTATGGGGTGGGCTTTGGAAGTTGCAAAGAAAATGGGAATCAATGGAGCTCTCTTTTGGCCTGCATCAGCGGCTTTGTTTGCCATGCAGTATAACATTCCCAAGCTTATTGATGATGGAATCATAGATTCTCAAG GAGCTCCAACAGCAGAAAGGAGATTTCAGTTATCACCTAGTATTCGAGAAATGGACACAGGATTAATCTGGTGGACAAATTTTCCAAAAATAGAAACTCAGAGGAAGATGTTTAAATATTTGTTGAGCTTCACAAAAACTCAATATTCCACAGATTGGTATTTTTGCAACACCACAAATGAACTTGAACATGCAGCATTGTCTTGTTTCCCAAAGCTACTCCCCATTGGGCCATTATTGAAAAGTAACAATAATGAAGATAGCACAACATCATTCTTGGAAGAAGATCTCTCTTGTATGAGTTGGCTTGATAACCACTCAACTGCCTCTGTTCTTTATGTTGCCTTTGGAAGCACCACTCATTTCAATGAGAAACAATTTGTAGAACTTGCTCTTGGACTTGATCTCACAAACAAACCCTTTCTTTTGGTTATGCGTCAAGATTTCAAATATGAGTTCAAGGCTGGGAGCCGAGGTAAGATAGTTAGATGGGCGCCTCAACAAAAAGTACTGAGCCACCCTGCTATTGCTTGTTTTGTTACTCATTGTGGTTGGAATTCTACCATTGAATCTTTGTCTAATGGGGTGCCATTTTTGTGTTGGCCATATTTTTGTGAtcaatttcttaacaaattatatatttgtGATGACTTGAAAGTTGGGTTGGGATTTGAAGGTGATGAAAATGGACTAATTTCACATGAAGAGATAAAGGCCAAAGTAGACCAACTTCTTGGTGATGAGAATATAAAGTCAAGGTCTCTTGAGTTAGAGAAGAAGTTGAAGAGCAACAATGAAAAAGGAGGTGCATCTAGAGAGAACTTGAGAAAATTTGTTGCatggttgaaaaaggaagaacaaactatgtcttaa
- the LOC112716501 gene encoding UDP-glycosyltransferase 83A1 isoform X2: protein MKTPTVLALPWPAQGHVNPLMTFSQKLADHGCNIIFVNTEFIHEKVVMSSINGSSSIKLMSIPDGLEPEDDRRNIGELCTSMLRTMPSMLEKLIEDLRLNDGVTISCIVYDGTMGWALEVAKKMGINGALFWPASAALFAMQYNIPKLIDDGIIDSQGAPTAERRFQLSPSIREMDTGLIWWTNFPKIETQRKMFKYLLSFTKTQYSTDWYFCNTTNELEHAALSCFPKLLPIGPLLKSNNNEDSTTSFLEEDLSCMSWLDNHSTASVLYVAFGSTTHFNEKQFVELALGLDLTNKPFLLVMRQDFKYEFKAGSRGDENGLISHEEIKAKVDQLLGDENIKSRSLELEKKLKSNNEKGGASRENLRKFVAWLKKEEQTMS, encoded by the exons ATGAAGACGCCAACAGTTCTGGCTCTACCATGGCCAGCTCAAGGTCATGTTAATCCCTTGATGACATTTTCACAGAAATTAGCTGATCATGGCTGCAACATCATCTTTGTTAACACAGAATTCATACATGAGAAGGTGGTGATGAGTTCCATCAACGGATCATCATCAATAAAATTGATGTCAATCCCTGATGGTCTGGAACCTGAGGATGATAGAAGAAATATAGGAGAGTTATGTACCTCTATGTTAAGGACCATGCCCTCTATGTTAGAGAAGCTAATCGAAGATCTTAGATTGAATGATGGAGTTACAATAAGTTGTATTGTTTATGATGGAACTATGGGGTGGGCTTTGGAAGTTGCAAAGAAAATGGGAATCAATGGAGCTCTCTTTTGGCCTGCATCAGCGGCTTTGTTTGCCATGCAGTATAACATTCCCAAGCTTATTGATGATGGAATCATAGATTCTCAAG GAGCTCCAACAGCAGAAAGGAGATTTCAGTTATCACCTAGTATTCGAGAAATGGACACAGGATTAATCTGGTGGACAAATTTTCCAAAAATAGAAACTCAGAGGAAGATGTTTAAATATTTGTTGAGCTTCACAAAAACTCAATATTCCACAGATTGGTATTTTTGCAACACCACAAATGAACTTGAACATGCAGCATTGTCTTGTTTCCCAAAGCTACTCCCCATTGGGCCATTATTGAAAAGTAACAATAATGAAGATAGCACAACATCATTCTTGGAAGAAGATCTCTCTTGTATGAGTTGGCTTGATAACCACTCAACTGCCTCTGTTCTTTATGTTGCCTTTGGAAGCACCACTCATTTCAATGAGAAACAATTTGTAGAACTTGCTCTTGGACTTGATCTCACAAACAAACCCTTTCTTTTGGTTATGCGTCAAGATTTCAAATATGAGTTCAAGGCTGGGAGCCGAG GTGATGAAAATGGACTAATTTCACATGAAGAGATAAAGGCCAAAGTAGACCAACTTCTTGGTGATGAGAATATAAAGTCAAGGTCTCTTGAGTTAGAGAAGAAGTTGAAGAGCAACAATGAAAAAGGAGGTGCATCTAGAGAGAACTTGAGAAAATTTGTTGCatggttgaaaaaggaagaacaaactatgtcttaa
- the LOC112716502 gene encoding exocyst complex component EXO70E2, giving the protein MAFEESELMIPELEREENLIAAARHVVRALGSKKNLTGDSKKILADLGTQLRSISIASSKEKGLEDRLNAIEEVIMNWEEDQSEYLNAADETRRLIEKLESSTLSKEDKEYKLLHRAYSILQTAMSQLEQVFKNLLSQNTQPFEPEYVSFRSEGDFSDENSVVSFGDESVESFRRDSINDPVSPDVILHLRCIASLMFASGYRQECCHAYTMARREALEQCLAILEIEKQSIENVLRMEWTALNSKIKRWIWAVRIFVRVYLASEKWLADRIFGEGEPVSQVCFVDASKSLMLQLLNFAGAVSIGPRKPEKLFKILDMYEVLSSLVPEVTDLYQDKAGSSVRFEFLEAITGLGDCVKATFLEFEHAIASDGASTPFVGGGIHPLTRYVMNYLETLTDYGEKLNHLLKDKEETEEGKMARHFRSVASILEFNLDEKSKLYKDVPLQHLFLVNNIQYMARKVKGSDELGSIFGDDWIRKRKSKYRQHAMNYQRHSLSPILSFLKDDGIQMQGTTSNVGSKNVLKDKLRSFYIAFEDLYRVQTAWNIPDIQLREELRIALSLKVVQAYRQFVGRHGNQISEKHVKYSAEDLEAYILDFFEGAAKSLQSPRKK; this is encoded by the coding sequence ATGGCCTTTGAGGAATCCGAGCTTATGATTCCGGAGCTAGAAAGAGAGGAAAACCTGATCGCCGCAGCTAGGCACGTTGTGAGGGCATTAGGATCAAAGAAGAATCTCACCGGCGACTCGAAGAAGATTCTAGCAGATCTTGGCACTCAGCTGCGTTCAATTAGCATAGCGAGTTCAAAGGAGAAAGGCCTAGAAGATAGGCTCAACGCCATTGAGGAGGTAATAATGAACTGGGAGGAAGATCAGAGCGAGTATTTGAACGCCGCGGACGAAACGCGACGGTTGATTGAGAAGTTAGAGAGCTCAACTTTAAGCAAAGAGGACAAAGAATATAAGCTTTTGCATAGAGCTTATAGCATTCTCCAAACCGCTATGTCTCAGCTCGAACAAGTCTTCAAGAACTTGCTTAGCCAGAACACGCAGCCTTTTGAGCCTGAATACGTGTCGTTTAGAAGTGAAGGTGACTTTTCTGATGAGAATTCAGTGGTGTCGTTCGGTGATGAGTCCGTCGAATCGTTCCGGAGAGACAGTATCAACGATCCGGTTAGTCCAGATGTGATTCTTCATCTTCGGTGCATTGCTAGTTTGATGTTTGCTTCCGGTTATCGCCAGGAATGTTGCCATGCTTATACCATGGCGCGAAGGGAAGCGTTGGAACAATGCTTggcaattcttgaaattgaaaaacAAAGCATTGAGAATGTCCTGAGAATGGAGTGGACTGCTCTGAATTCCAAGATCAAACGGTGGATTTGGGCCGTGAGAATCTTCGTTAGGGTGTATCTTGCAAGCGAGAAGTGGCTTGCTGACCGGATTTTTGGGGAAGGCGAACCGGTAAGTCAAGTTTGTTTTGTTGATGCATCAAAGTCTTTGATGTTGCAGCTTCTGAATTTCGCCGGAGCCGTTTCAATTGGCCCTCGCAAACCTGAGAAATTGTTCAAGATTCTTGACATGTATGAGGTCCTTTCAAGCCTTGTACCGGAAGTTACCGATCTGTATCAAGACAAGGCCGGTTCGTCCGTTAGGTTCGAATTTCTCGAGGCAATAACCGGATTAGGCGATTGCGTGAAGGCCACGTTTCTTGAATTCGAGCATGCCATTGCCTCGGACGGTGCATCAACTCCTTTTGTTGGAGGCGGAATCCATCCCTTAACCAGATATGTGATGAACTATCTTGAAACTTTAACTGACTACGGCGAAAAGCTTAATCATCTTCTGAAGGACAAAGAAGAAACAGAGGAGGGAAAGATGGCGCGCCACTTCCGGTCCGTGGCATCGATCTTAGAATTCAATCTTGATGAGAAATCCAAATTATACAAAGATGTTCCCTTGCAGCACCTCTTCTTAGTGAATAACATCCAGTACATGGCTAGAAAGGTTAAAGGATCTGATGAACTTGGGTCGATTTTCGGAGACGATTGGATCCGAAAGCGCAAATCCAAGTATAGGCAGCATGCAATGAATTACCAGAGACATAGTTTGAGTCCAATTCTTTCCTTTCTTAAAGATGATGGAATCCAAATGCAAGGAACTACTAGCAATGTTGGCTCAAAGAATGTTCTTAAAGACAAGTTAAGAAGCTTCTACATTGCATTCGAGGATCTTTATAGGGTCCAAACAGCTTGGAACATTCCAGATATTCAGCTTCGCGAAGAACTGCGAATTGCGCTGTCCTTGAAGGTGGTCCAAGCTTATAGACAATTTGTAGGGAGGCATGGTAATCAGATTAGTGAGAAGCACGTTAAATATAGTGCTGAAGATTTAGAAGCTTATATTTTGGATTTCTTTGAGGGAGCTGCAAAATCATTGCAAAGTCCCCGGAAGAAGTAA
- the LOC112716503 gene encoding uncharacterized protein, which translates to MENMLKTPPKVPIQAKPLQPEPQPDCKTPTTPLSSFNQLRKPVTPDRLRVPKAFKYPERYTSPTDLMVSPVTKGLLARTKRGGALLPPPSKTETKIPDTSLQDVSPLQNKVPMLIEEKLK; encoded by the exons ATGGAAAACATGCTGAAAACGCCTCCAAAAGTTCCAATTCAAGCAAAACCACTCCAACCTGAACCTCAACCTGATTGCAAAACACCAACAACTCCACTAAGCTCCTTTAACCAATTGCGTAAACCTGTCACCCCAGATCGCCTTAGAGTCCCCAAGGCATTCAAGTACCCAGAAAG gtATACAAGCCCAACAGATTTGATGGTATCCCCTGTGACCAAAGGGCTTCTTGCCAGAACCAAAAGGGGTGGTGCACTATTACCACCACCTTCTAAAACTGAAACTAAG ATCCCAGACACGTCTTTGCAGGATGTGAGTCCTTTACAAAACAAAGTGCCAATGCTGATTGAAGAGAAGCTCAAATAA